The following DNA comes from Capsicum annuum cultivar UCD-10X-F1 chromosome 7, UCD10Xv1.1, whole genome shotgun sequence.
tatgtcgagatacataattagatgccgatacatccaatgaatatatattttttcctttgtaaagatatataatttgcTTCTGATACATTCAAtgaatatgtaatttttttatttgtaaagatacataattagcttctgatacattcaataaatatgtatttttttcctatgtaaagatacataattaacttctGATATATCcaacaaaaatacataattagttgaaagttttgtaattactttgtatgGATGGAGAGTTaagatgtatgtttatgttatttttttttttttatttattacgaATATTTCATCAAAGTATGGTGAGAGTTTAGTTACTATATCCTATAAAATTGGAACGATGCTCATAAGATTAGCATGACCGATGCATAAGGATGACACACAATAATCGAAAAATGATTTACATTCTCAATCAAAACCCCATTTTGGAATTTTGATCTTTTAGAATTATATATGTCAAATTACATGGTGAAATTGGATAAATGAGTGtgttgttcatattattttaacATTAATATCAGAAGAAGGTGTTATCTTTGGAAGAACATTTATGCCTTTTGGAAATTAACTAATGATAGATAGTTCTGCTTTATAGTTTCTCCTTAAGTATGAAATGTGGTTCGGCCTTTCCCGAAACTTACATATATAACTGGAGTTTTAGTACATCAGAATTTTCTTTTTCTGTAAATTGGATTAATTGAGGGGAATGTAAAGTGCAAATTAGCATGTCCATATACTTGGACTCTTCATTTTGCATTTATCTACCCCAAGTAAAAATGGTATTATGTTGCTCGGATTTTTCAAAGTATCACCAGATCCCCCAAAGTATATGCATTTTCAAGAATACGGTACGAGTGTAACAATAACAACTAAGCTTTAGAAATAAGATAGAAATCCGAAGCCTAAAAGGcaacattttcaaaaaaaaaaaattcaatcaaatatTACATATTCATCCTGTAATTATTATTCCTTATCCTGacaaaccaaatgaccccttagttaATTGTGCAattataaaatctttttttttttttgatgtttaaGTGTGacttaaaaactcaaaatgcttCACACACTCTTTTAACTATGAATGTGAATAATATCTTAGAAACAAGATTCATAGTCTAATTTAATTACCCATCAAATAAAAAGTGTCACCAAAAGTAATGCAAATTGAGATAAGTAGAGTTGCAAGGTTGGTCGAATTGATTAAGCAGGTGATCGATCTCCCAAAATGGGGATCTTATCTTAGAACATAGCCaagggtctaagtgaattttcgggacAACTTTGTCGAAGATATATACTAGCACTGGACCCTTAACATATGAAAGGCCGGTCCGTTATGATTAAGTCCAGACAGTGAAGAAGGGGGTCCAGGCCCATTGCCATGAAAAAATAACAGAATAAGCTTAGTTCTCCCACATCGGCTGCAAAAAGTTTGTTTATTGagtttatatagcaaaatattgACGTGAATGCTTGTCCCTTCGGGGACATCCGATAAAATTGGAACGATACAGAGAAGATTAGCATGGCCCCTGCGCAAGGATGACACGCACAAATCGAGAAATGGTCCAAATTTTTTTCTCAACCAAaatctcatatattttttttggggCAAAAAACATAAATTCCGACAGTTTGGAGCTTTttaggtctgtcgagatacataattaactcccgaTATATTCGATAACggtacaattttttttctttgtaaagatacatttAGCACTTGATACATTTTTTTTAcgttgggtctgtcgagatacaagATATATCAAATggagatacattttttcctttttaaagatACACAATTAGCtcctgatatatttttttttcgattttgggtatATCGAGATACACAGTCAACTCCCGatacattcaatgaagatacaaaattagttaaaatttttgtaattactttgtaaagataaggaagttaaggtgtatgtttatgttatttttccttttgtattACTAATATTTCATCAAGGTGTGGTGAGAGCTTAGTTACTATAACCTATAAAATTGAAACGATATTAGCATGGTCCATGCACAAGAATGATACAGCAAGAAGATTTGTGTAATTGGAAATTAACTAATGAAagttttatttatagtttctcCTTATGTATGTAATGTAGTTCGAGCCTTCTCCGAACTCCATATATAACTGGACTCTTTATTTTGCCTTGATCTACCAAAGTAAAAATGGTATTACGTGTGGTCGCTATGTTGCtcgaattttttaaaatatcactgGATCCTCCAAAGCATATGCATTTTCAAGGATATGATACGAGTATAACAATACTTTTGAAGAATTCGAGCAATTGAGCTTTAGAAATAATAAGATAGTGCATAATTATTACTACTATATCTTGAGCTTTGAAAAAAGGCAccaacatattattttattgaaaaaataacataaataccaacctttttaaaagtaattacactttcttccacttttttaattactttactctctttccctattaatatacataacatagctgacatatacatagcattctatgtatatgtaggatttttgtaatatgtttagagaattgagattttttataatattgaaaaaataagttgtgtatttatgtaatttttagaaacCAATACTAACATAGCAGAGAAGTATAAATAATCTTGAGATAgcttataataaaataaaaaattcattcaaatatttaatattcatCCTGCAATTATTATTCTTTATCTCGTAGCCGTTTGGCTatgaaaattatttactttttttcgaaaaattatttcacttcagtgtaaaaagtaaaaacatgatgtcgtttggccatgaaaattcaaatacaattccggaattgtatttgaaaaattaaaaagaagttttacttgttcacttttttcacacatacttttctcacaaaatttcaaaaacaacagtaatttatattcatggccaaacacaactccaactccaacttcggaaaattataattttcatggccaaacaggGCAAATAACCAAATGGCCCCTCAGTTGATTTTGCATATTATAGAATCAAATTTTTTGTTGATGTTAAGTGTgattttaaaactcaaaaatgcTTCATACACTCTTTAACTATGAAACAAGATTCATAGTCCAAAATTACCAAAAGAAGAGCAAATAAGATGAGTAATACTTGCAACGTTGGCCGAATTGATTAAGCAGGTGATCGATCTCCCAAAACGGGGATCTTAGAATAGCGCCATGGTCTCAGGCAAATATAGTActatagtataagagatttcatcgGAATATCAAGTAGCTGCATCACGTTTAACCAGAGGAGAAAAAATTGATGCAGAAGGACACGAAAACCGCAGAACAGATATCTCCATCACTTGCTCTCAGCATCATATAGATCTGTACTGAACTGTGAattaaggaaaacaaacaatgtCTCCAGAACAAATTACAGAAAGTAGACATGTTGCGCGGAATCTTCATTTTCGATGCtacacccgtgtcggattctccaagaATACGCTAGTTTTGGCGAATCCGACGCGCACCCATTGACGTTTTTGAAGAGTCTAAGCAACATAGATTAAAACGGCAACCTATGTGCACAATATGATTTTCCTACGAGGGGGACACTTCCCTCTTACAAGCTCTGCCCCTATGTACAAGGGTAAGGCAAGCAGCAAAGAGGGCAGCCCGCACTAAAGCTCTGGCTGACCATAAAGGTCTATTGTACACAACCTTACTTTGCATTTTtacaagaggttgtttccacggcttgaacccgtgacctcctggtcgtATGGTAGCAATTTTACTGGTTAATCCAAGGCTCCTCCATCAAGGATGACTAAGAAATGTACAACATTTTTATATGCATCTACTTCAATGTTAGAATTCTTCATAATATATCTAGTACTCTTCCGTTCTATCGATATGAGACTACAACTCTAGATAAACAAAGAATAATCACTTGATTATTGTTAATGCAAAttctatgttgctcagactcttcaaaaatgtcaacgggTGTGTGTCGGATTCTCCACAACTAGTGTATTTTTGAGAGTCCAACACGggtgcggcatcaaaagtgaagagtccgcacaACTTATGCTGCAATCAGGATGCATACAAACATGATAATCATATAAACTAAGCCAACTCTACACCAGGCGCAGCAATTGTCAACTGGAAAAGCCTAATGTTTTCAAATGCAGCTAGGCCTAAAGCTATATTTAAGATGTGGCTGCAAATGAATGGTCGACTACTAACGTCTGATAGGCTGCTTAATGGGGAATGATAATCGATGCCAAATGTACCCTATGCGGCAATCAAGATGAAACCAGAGGGCACTTTTTTGTCGAGCGTTCCTTTTGCTACCAAAGTCCTACACAGACTCCTTGTATGGATACAACAGCAGAACCTTGTCGGACAGACTTGGAGCCAACATATAGAggactatgttgctcggactcttcaaaaatgtcagcgGGAGCATGTTGGATTCGCCAAAAGTAgggtatttttggagaatccgacaggGGTGTaacatcaaaagtgaagagtccgcgcaacttGGATAGAGGAAGTAATACACAGAGCAAAATGGAAGTCCCAACAAGCTCAAACTTTTCGAATGACCTACACTAAGTTTGTCCATCATATATGGATTGAAAGAAACATGAGAATCTTTGACGAGAAGAAAAGAAGCTGGGAATGTATTGCTAGAGATATTGCCTGTGTATGCTGTTTACGAGCTCGCCTAGAATTCAGTCCCTAAAAAATGGCAGTTCTCATTATCTACGATAAGAGTTGACAACAGAATACCTAATAACTATCAAGTTAATCTCAAACAGTTGTTGTTTCACGAGTCTCACAGAGAACTTATGCATAACGCTCAACAGCAGAAACGATGGGATGAGAGCAAGAACCTTTGAACTCATTCTATATACCGTAGGCTTGTATTAAAACATAAACCTCCACAAAATATGGGGGTGCGGGGAGTGGGTGGAAGAATAAGCAATAGTTAAAATGGATGAGATAAAGGATACACTAAATAAGTCCCGTGAGCGAATGCACCAGCCAAGACGCCATAGAACAAGCGATCCCTAAGAACTGGCTTGTGCCTCAGCGCTATCCTAACTGAAAACCCAAAAACATCAGTGCGA
Coding sequences within:
- the LOC107877629 gene encoding uncharacterized protein LOC107877629, giving the protein MASPSDSAESQVIRRRKGPAFEYLVPLIYAPVLPLIRIALRHKPVLRDRLFYGVLAGAFAHGTYLVTDLYDAESK